In Erigeron canadensis isolate Cc75 chromosome 8, C_canadensis_v1, whole genome shotgun sequence, the DNA window ttattttttttgttctagCACCTACTGGACAGCCTGTAGAACTTTAAAGATTTGATAAACTTCtgctcaaaattaattaatgaaactAATTTTGTTACAAACTAAACTCATACACctttccaacgataggtcatacgtCTCCTAACTATTTACGGTTGATTTTCTATGATTTTTCGAAAACAACAAATTTTCTGCACTTGGTGCAGCCATACATACGAGTTTTACATATAATCACCAACATTCAACATAAATCAAAGCTTAACACTTCTAATGGTTAACCTCAACTCAAAAACACTTTTAGGTACTGATTTGAATAACTTTAATTTATCCAACAATATCAAATTGATCATTAAACCTTATCACTTTTTCAACCATCAAACTAGTTCAACTACTAACACTCACATCATACTTACATATATCACTACCAACAATGTATCATGAGATTCTAACGTTATTATTCAACTTGCAAACTATGttcattatttatttcataaatccCCAAATATCTATAACaataaaaccctaattcataagaaatcaaaataaagatTATACCTTCAAGTAGATATGTAATTCAACACTCAATCATCCATGCAAGACCTAAAATCAACCTCTTTGCCCTCTTTTTGCTTTCTTAATTTCGGCCATCACTACACCACCAccataaaaatgagttttattcAAAGATTATTGTTATCTTTTtgattatatttgttatttgatGTATTTTCTTCTctattttctttgattttcggATTTGGGGGTTTCACcttcaagaacacacacaaaaagatggaaaaatgatatattttggtTCTTTAATCCTTATTAGGATGTTAAGACCGAAAATTGCAAGTAAGTCCCTACAAATTGATCAGTTTTACATATTTAGTCCTTACATccaataaaataacataacttGTCCTATTTCTTAACAATACTAGTCCTTTTTCTAACATTCTCttttataactaataaattagTATAAATTCTAAAcataacattataaaaataataataataataataataataataataataatgataatgataataataatctatatataactaataaccttttgaatttgggatgttacagtttGCCACGTTATAGTAATTTGGGGAAGGCCCATATCTGACTAAGATGCATGAGACTTAATAAGCTAGGATACTCATTTTCTGAAACCTTTTCTTGGCTATCACAAGATTTACCAAGCGAGCTTCGAACGTTGGAAAAGGAGAAacaaatcaagattaattaatAGACTAAAAAGTTCAAATAGGTAAAGTATAAGGGACCAAAGTCAAATATTCCAAAACTCTGTGTCATATATTCCATGTGACGTGGCCAGAAATATGTCGCATGTATTTGTGCTACTTCTTTCAAACATCTCCCTGCTTCTAGCAAGGTTCCGTGTTTGTGtctatttttttctctctatgTACTACTATGTCGTATCATACGCATGACATAGGGGTTTTTCCAATTTTGTGAGTTTGTTAGAATGAGGGCTAAAATGGCTATTATATGGCCAAACTGGCCAAGAAAAATAGCAGAGTTTATGCTGTATATAATCAACTCATTAGTTTTcctatttcttgattttttggaTTCCATAATGTGCATATTCTACAAATATGTTGATGAGTTTTTAGAAGGAAAATCAACCCCATGTTACTGTCAAAGTCAAACTCTAACAAAAGATTTTGAAGAAAGAAATATTGGGATTTCGGATACTTTGTTTGGGAGGAAAAATGTTTTTAGGAGAATGAGGTTTCATGGAATCAAGGTTTGGAAGTTTGGTGAGGCTTCCAAGAAAACGGGAAGTGAAGATTTTCGGAAAACAAGGTGGTCGGATTGTGGGTGTGAATCTTGTGTTTCTTGGATGAACAATATTGGTGGTGATCTGAAGCTTCATGTTGTTGTTAAAGAACCACTTAAAGGTACTACActtttttgatttgttatagACTTGTTGTATGGTTAGTTGAGTACATATAGTTTGAGCTTTAATTAAATATCGTATGAATGGATGAGTTTATAGCAATTACTACTAAGATTAGAACAACTTGGTGCTAAAGCTGCAAAAAGTATTCCTAGTGAGAATTTATCTTCAAAAGTTGAATCATTCTTTGCATGAAAAGTTAATTTTGTAAGTATGATTGAAAATCGGAAAATGTTCTGGATAAGATTTCGGGTCATGTAAATTTACAAATTCTAATTCAGAGTTGGATTTGGACCTTCAAGCACCATATGGGAACTACTAACCACATTCGGCTTTATCGTTCAGTTGTACTTAGATATGGATAAGAGTAATGCTAGAGTTCCTTAAAAAACCACATATAGCAATTTTGCATTAGATAAATCCAAGATTGTAAatagaaaaatgaaattgtaaGTCTAtatcatgttttgaattttcaaagtctaacatttctaactttgaccttaattttttttttttttgtgttagataatgtttgatgaaagttatatgaattgattgtgatTTAAGAGATATTTTCGttggtataactttcatcaagttatattgaacaaaaaaaagatatttaaggtcaaagtttataaacattgactttgaatattcaaaacatgacattttttatgggacggagggagtatatgtTAATATGTATGGATAGGTCTCGTACTTAATGAGTTAATGTAGCTGCAAATTGTGAGACCAATCTTGTACGAGTAGAATTCTTGTGTACTAAACCACTTATAAATCTTGGCATGGGTGAAAACCCAAATTTAGTTGGTTCTTGAGTTAATTTGTTCCGTGAAAAGAATATTGATGCTTATGGATATTTGCAGGAAATCAAGAGTTTGCTAACAAGTCAGCAGAAAATGTGATATTTCTACATGGGTTTCTCTCATCTTCTTATCTTTGGACTGAGACGGTGTTCCCTCAATTGGCTGGTAGTAAATATAGACTCTTTGCTGTTGATCTCTTGGGATTTGGAAGTAGTCCTAAGCCAAGTGACTGTTTCTACACTTTAAGCGACCACTTGGAAATGGTCGAGAAATCAGTCATTCGTGAATTCAACCTGAATTCATTCCATTTGGTTGCACACTCCATGGGTTGTATGATTGCTATAGCACTAGCAGCAAAGCATCCCAACAATCTCAAATCCATCACTCTCATTGCTCCCGTAAGTTCCTTTCATCCTTTGTATGTTCCAGATAACTAATATCCAAAGTCCACTTTAGTACTTTCCAAAATTAATTTCATATCCAACTTTACGGGTTTTTTAgctcaaaatgttttttttgaaagttcCATTGTTTAATACCccaatatagatatatagctGTTCTACAGAAACTAGCATTTCTTATAAGGTTAAAGAGTCAAAACATGCCATGTTGACTCTTAAAAGTCAAAGGTTGACTTTGTTAATACTTGCTAAAGTTTGGTATAGCtgttcatataaatattgattcatTTCCAGCCTTACTTTTTATTGTCCGAAGAAGAGGATGCCAGTGAAATAGCATTGAAAAGACTCGCACGCAAGAGTTTATGGCCACCATTATTGTTTGGTGCATCATTCATGACATGGTACGAGCATTTGGGCAGGTGTGTCTGTTTTATTGTGTGCCGTAACCACAGGACTTGGGAAAAGATCTTAAAGCTAGTTACCCGAAAAAGGTACAACAAATTCAAATATTTCAATAGCTCGTTTAACCAATTTCTTGCTTCTTTTTAGTAGAGCTGGTCTTCCTTTTCATAATCAGATAATGAACTGTCACTTAACGGTTGGCCATTATCTGCAGGAAGCTAAGTTTCCTAGTGATGGACTTGACAAGGCACACTCATCATTCGGCTTGGCACACAATGCACAATGTGATATGTGGTGGCGCAAAGATGATGAACCCATGTCTAGAAATCTTGAGACTCGCCAGAGTTAGGGTCGCAGTGGTCCAGGGCTCTCGAGACGAGGTGGTGCCACTAGAATGCAGCCACAACGTTAAAGTTAAGGTTCCTGATGCGGAGGTTAAGATCATAAAAGGTGCTAATCATAGAACAGTGATAATAGGAAGAGAAAAACAATTTGCTACAGATTTGAAATTTATATGGAATTCCGTCACTGGTACAAAGGGGTAACATGTGACCATATGTTACATGTGACCATCATTCTCATATTTGTATCCAATGAATGTTCTTTTAGGTATA includes these proteins:
- the LOC122579539 gene encoding probable lysophospholipase BODYGUARD 4, whose translation is MRAKMAIIWPNWPRKIAEFMLYIINSLVFLFLDFLDSIMCIFYKYVDEFLEGKSTPCYCQSQTLTKDFEERNIGISDTLFGRKNVFRRMRFHGIKVWKFGEASKKTGSEDFRKTRWSDCGCESCVSWMNNIGGDLKLHVVVKEPLKGNQEFANKSAENVIFLHGFLSSSYLWTETVFPQLAGSKYRLFAVDLLGFGSSPKPSDCFYTLSDHLEMVEKSVIREFNLNSFHLVAHSMGCMIAIALAAKHPNNLKSITLIAPPYFLLSEEEDASEIALKRLARKSLWPPLLFGASFMTWYEHLGRCVCFIVCRNHRTWEKILKLVTRKRKLSFLVMDLTRHTHHSAWHTMHNVICGGAKMMNPCLEILRLARVRVAVVQGSRDEVVPLECSHNVKVKVPDAEVKIIKGANHRTVIIGREKQFATDLKFIWNSVTGTKG